One Fibrobacter sp. UWB2 DNA window includes the following coding sequences:
- a CDS encoding DUF3300 domain-containing protein, which produces MFKKTLKYVLPLVFLLAGLANAQTRYTPSELDTLVSTIALYPDPLLVHVLDATTHGEDLPSASAFATANRHLKGDDLAAAIERAELDYDESVIALIPFPDVLRKLAKYATWANQLGEAVEMQKADVMDAVQRMRKVAHKNGYLNSDDKIAVKVDDNVSIQPVREEYVYVPEYDPRVVYYVVSDGSFRLRYVNGVWTGAGLVYWGWDPFYYDWVHRRPHYRHPHRYAPPPRHRVRARPATGPRFNNPPPPRPRNGTWHSSSPAPMPPSNNWRSATAAPQQSNVLRKSSPSVQASSNNSRPAPPPPPNYKRPAPPPPQASSSNDDEDKRWNSRRSDRPRNAPPPPPSRRR; this is translated from the coding sequence ATGTTTAAAAAGACGTTAAAATACGTTCTGCCATTGGTGTTTCTTTTGGCAGGATTGGCGAACGCCCAGACGCGCTATACGCCTTCGGAACTGGATACGCTCGTTTCGACGATTGCGCTTTATCCGGACCCGCTCTTGGTGCACGTATTGGATGCGACAACGCATGGCGAAGACCTTCCAAGTGCATCTGCATTTGCAACTGCAAATCGCCATTTGAAGGGTGATGATTTGGCGGCTGCAATTGAACGAGCCGAACTCGATTACGATGAGTCGGTGATTGCGCTTATCCCGTTCCCGGATGTCCTCCGCAAGCTTGCAAAATATGCGACGTGGGCAAACCAGCTCGGCGAAGCGGTCGAAATGCAAAAAGCCGATGTGATGGATGCTGTGCAGAGAATGCGCAAGGTTGCCCACAAGAATGGCTATTTGAATAGTGATGATAAGATTGCTGTGAAGGTTGATGATAACGTGTCGATTCAGCCGGTTCGCGAAGAATATGTGTACGTTCCGGAATACGACCCGCGTGTTGTCTATTACGTTGTTTCGGACGGTAGTTTCCGCTTGCGCTATGTGAATGGCGTTTGGACTGGGGCCGGTCTCGTTTACTGGGGCTGGGATCCGTTCTATTACGATTGGGTACACCGCCGCCCGCATTACCGCCATCCGCACCGTTATGCACCGCCTCCGCGTCACCGTGTAAGGGCAAGACCTGCTACGGGGCCGCGTTTTAACAATCCGCCTCCTCCGCGTCCGCGCAATGGAACCTGGCATTCTTCGTCTCCTGCGCCAATGCCGCCTTCTAACAACTGGCGCTCTGCGACAGCTGCTCCTCAGCAGTCAAATGTCTTGAGAAAATCATCGCCTTCAGTTCAGGCATCTTCGAATAATTCTCGACCGGCGCCTCCGCCACCGCCGAATTACAAGCGCCCGGCACCACCTCCGCCGCAGGCTTCTAGCTCGAACGATGATGAGGACAAACGTTGGAATTCGCGCCGTTCCGATCGTCCGCGTAATGCGCCTCCTCCGCCTCCATCGCGTAGAAGGTAA
- the cysE gene encoding serine O-acetyltransferase, which translates to MTPEEMEQLLRKDAAELVKTEPLSKLMLEEQILNRKNFADMLGVTLACQLAGEVIDRAELEKMFRVMYEKYPNLLICATKDLHATVLRDPACTGPLEPLLFFKGFQGLQAYRVAHILYEEGRHFPAKMLQSIISRKFGMDIHPAAKIGHGLLVDHATNIVIGETATVGNNVSFLHGVTLGGTGNEIGDRHPKIGNGVMLGAHAQLLGNIHIGDGAKIGAGAVVLCDVPAHTTYAGVPAVQVGHPHDDMPSFNMQQDFTRDKN; encoded by the coding sequence ATGACACCAGAAGAAATGGAACAGTTACTCCGCAAGGACGCAGCAGAGCTCGTCAAGACCGAGCCGCTTTCGAAGTTGATGCTCGAAGAGCAAATCCTTAACCGCAAGAACTTTGCGGATATGCTTGGAGTAACCCTCGCCTGTCAGCTCGCCGGTGAAGTCATCGACCGCGCAGAACTCGAGAAGATGTTCCGCGTCATGTACGAAAAGTATCCCAACTTGCTCATTTGCGCGACAAAGGACTTGCACGCAACGGTCCTCCGCGACCCCGCTTGCACGGGCCCCCTCGAACCTCTACTGTTCTTCAAGGGTTTCCAAGGATTGCAAGCCTACCGCGTAGCCCATATCCTTTATGAAGAAGGCCGCCACTTCCCGGCCAAGATGCTCCAGAGCATCATCAGCCGCAAGTTCGGCATGGACATCCACCCGGCTGCAAAGATTGGCCACGGACTTTTGGTGGACCACGCCACAAATATCGTCATCGGTGAAACAGCAACCGTCGGCAACAACGTGAGCTTTTTGCACGGCGTGACCTTGGGTGGAACCGGTAACGAAATCGGCGACCGTCACCCGAAAATCGGAAACGGCGTGATGCTCGGCGCACACGCTCAGTTGCTCGGCAACATCCACATCGGAGACGGCGCAAAGATTGGCGCTGGCGCCGTGGTGCTTTGCGATGTTCCTGCTCACACGACTTATGCAGGCGTCCCGGCCGTTCAAGTGGGCCACCCGCACGACGACATGCCGAGCTTCAACATGCAGCAAGACTTTACGCGCGACAAAAACTAA
- a CDS encoding phosphotransferase, with protein sequence MNLIKYFSKQRWFMGKNRTITRVDQIDSTEAGGTRIRLIKVSFDDGESDIYTVIDDENAAGKILEDAFLDGSQQSVFAGDSGFFSFRITSPFSRAALTSIKPVSKEQSNSAFCAPGKFFFKLYRRLEPGLHPEAEILEAMNKADSSRVPRLYAVCNYKAKGGEVYTWGILEEHFPNALDAWSEFCNNMDSTDAFQLGMSTAQMHESLKRLSGPKYSGIEPPFDRLQQLLQNSTDTEYAPQLREKLPELRIRYSDLLRETFSDKTIKKQRIHGDYHLGQVLITQSANGTKHFEIIDFEGEPTRSLDYRRTIRSPAVDIAGMLRSFAYAGAVAKTDPAEAQKAFVTGYSKVSGISTEEIEKESKPYILAKAIYEACYELEFRPDWFWIPAKALLEL encoded by the coding sequence ATGAACCTTATCAAGTATTTTAGCAAACAACGTTGGTTCATGGGAAAAAACAGGACCATCACCCGCGTCGACCAAATTGATTCCACAGAAGCTGGCGGTACGCGCATTCGACTTATCAAGGTTTCGTTTGACGACGGAGAAAGCGATATCTATACCGTCATTGACGATGAAAACGCGGCCGGGAAGATTCTCGAAGACGCATTCCTCGATGGTTCCCAACAGTCCGTTTTCGCAGGCGACTCCGGATTTTTCTCGTTTAGAATTACATCGCCATTTTCTAGGGCGGCCCTCACGAGCATCAAGCCCGTATCAAAGGAGCAGAGCAACTCCGCATTTTGCGCGCCCGGCAAGTTTTTCTTCAAGCTATACCGCAGGCTAGAACCGGGGTTACATCCCGAAGCCGAAATTCTAGAAGCGATGAACAAGGCCGACAGCAGCCGCGTCCCGAGACTTTACGCCGTCTGCAATTACAAGGCCAAAGGCGGTGAAGTTTACACGTGGGGAATCCTCGAAGAACATTTCCCGAACGCACTTGACGCCTGGAGCGAATTCTGCAACAACATGGATAGCACAGACGCCTTCCAGCTCGGGATGTCCACCGCGCAGATGCACGAAAGCCTCAAGCGTTTAAGCGGTCCCAAGTACAGCGGCATCGAGCCGCCATTCGACCGATTGCAACAGTTGCTCCAAAACTCCACGGATACCGAGTACGCTCCGCAACTGCGTGAAAAGCTCCCAGAACTGCGCATCCGCTACAGTGACTTGCTCCGCGAGACGTTCAGCGACAAGACTATCAAAAAGCAGCGCATCCACGGGGATTACCACCTCGGGCAAGTGCTGATTACGCAAAGTGCAAATGGCACCAAGCATTTCGAGATTATCGACTTTGAAGGGGAACCCACGCGAAGCCTCGACTACAGGCGCACTATCCGCTCCCCCGCCGTCGATATCGCCGGGATGTTGCGCAGCTTTGCCTATGCAGGCGCCGTCGCGAAGACCGACCCGGCCGAAGCGCAAAAAGCATTTGTCACAGGGTACTCCAAGGTTTCCGGGATTTCTACCGAAGAAATCGAGAAGGAATCCAAGCCCTACATTCTCGCAAAAGCCATCTACGAAGCCTGCTACGAGCTAGAATTCCGCCCCGACTGGTTCTGGATTCCCGCCAAAGCATTGCTAGAGTTATAA
- the nth gene encoding endonuclease III, with amino-acid sequence MKKSDKIKFIGDKLDELYPSPPIPLDFTSPFTLLVAVVLSAQCTDIRVNQVTAVLFKEANTPAKMIKLGVDRIAEIIKPCGFFNTKSVNIFKLSQALVEKFKGEVPHTFEELESLPGVGHKTASVIMSHIFKLPAFPVDTHIHRLAERWGLSDGSSVEKTEEDLKKAFPKEEWEKRHLQIIYFGRNYCKARGHKDEECPICSVVKKRG; translated from the coding sequence ATGAAGAAAAGCGACAAAATCAAATTCATTGGCGATAAGCTGGACGAACTATACCCTAGTCCACCCATCCCGCTAGATTTTACAAGCCCATTCACGCTCCTCGTGGCCGTTGTATTAAGCGCTCAATGTACAGACATCCGCGTAAACCAGGTGACTGCGGTCCTCTTCAAAGAAGCAAACACTCCCGCCAAGATGATCAAGCTCGGTGTAGACCGCATTGCCGAAATCATCAAGCCTTGCGGTTTCTTTAACACCAAAAGCGTAAACATTTTCAAGCTCTCGCAAGCGCTCGTCGAAAAGTTCAAAGGCGAAGTCCCGCACACATTCGAAGAACTCGAAAGCCTCCCTGGAGTCGGACATAAGACGGCGAGCGTCATCATGAGTCACATCTTTAAGCTCCCAGCATTCCCGGTCGACACGCACATTCATCGCCTCGCTGAACGCTGGGGATTAAGCGACGGTTCAAGTGTTGAAAAGACCGAAGAAGATTTAAAAAAAGCTTTTCCCAAAGAAGAATGGGAAAAGCGTCATTTGCAAATCATTTATTTTGGGCGCAACTACTGCAAAGCGCGCGGGCATAAAGATGAAGAATGCCCAATTTGCTCTGTAGTGAAAAAGCGCGGATAG
- a CDS encoding nitrilase-related carbon-nitrogen hydrolase gives MLKVYLVQFDSAKGNKTENLARAKKMILDAKPDAGSLVLLPEMFATGYVPADLDDAAEDFSSNESSETSRTLSEVSTATGCTIMGAGITRASDGFYNHVSIYKPRETKEFCGYNKMNLFFPEKESFKAGENINLFKLKEIPDQVGNDNKAESVSWTIASFICYDLRFPEIFREATKKGANFITIQAAWPAKRRAHWETLIKARAIENQVYIAAVNAVSESSDQKLPLAGTSLIISPNGDVLAEGPTQREMVISAELDREAERDYRKNFPVLDGIVPPEFL, from the coding sequence ATGCTTAAAGTTTATTTAGTCCAGTTCGATAGCGCCAAAGGCAACAAAACCGAAAATCTAGCACGCGCAAAGAAGATGATTCTCGACGCAAAGCCCGATGCAGGGAGCCTCGTGCTCCTTCCCGAGATGTTTGCCACAGGGTATGTCCCCGCCGATCTGGACGATGCCGCCGAAGACTTCAGTTCAAACGAGTCTAGCGAAACATCACGCACGCTCTCCGAAGTTTCCACAGCGACCGGCTGTACCATCATGGGGGCAGGCATCACCCGCGCAAGCGACGGTTTTTACAACCACGTGAGCATCTACAAGCCGCGCGAAACCAAGGAATTCTGCGGCTACAACAAGATGAACCTGTTCTTCCCGGAAAAGGAAAGCTTTAAAGCCGGCGAAAATATTAATTTATTTAAATTAAAGGAGATTCCCGATCAAGTCGGGAATGACAATAAGGCAGAATCTGTAAGCTGGACAATAGCTTCGTTCATCTGCTACGACCTGCGATTCCCAGAAATCTTCCGCGAAGCGACCAAAAAAGGCGCAAATTTCATCACGATCCAAGCGGCGTGGCCCGCCAAGAGACGCGCCCACTGGGAAACGCTCATCAAGGCACGAGCCATCGAAAACCAGGTCTATATCGCCGCCGTGAACGCCGTCAGCGAAAGTAGCGACCAAAAGCTCCCGCTTGCGGGCACCTCCCTCATCATTTCGCCAAATGGAGACGTTCTCGCCGAAGGCCCAACCCAACGCGAAATGGTCATTTCGGCCGAGCTAGACCGTGAGGCCGAACGTGATTACCGCAAAAACTTTCCCGTTCTGGATGGTATTGTCCCCCCGGAATTTTTATAA
- a CDS encoding InlB B-repeat-containing protein: MKCLYSMLLLLSLGGFGFAAVGDTRTITYNLNGGVNNPANPDSYVVVKDTSSDFYSSVISDTCKITLLEPIREGSRFLGWFKEASTGIFYDAPQKSISRCSGDQYTLTALWAPAVKEPQLSVDSCYQITSKEELYAIPKLSTFACIELQNDIVVNENLLDAEGNPDSTRNDIMYWQPFAFGGIIEGNGHTISGLYTKKQYEAGFFSKLYEGAGKPPVVRNLGIKDSYFEGTRYAGGIVGYIDQSALLVNVFSEATVVARGNAGGIAGAIISEEDWSCLCAPPPLSKPALAKPEWPTMTPSNVTQIINAYNAGRITGESSYKDGVGGIVGEAQDFILENVFNVGTISDRGDAIFGFQNLQRCFYDSSRHHVEIKNAYYAGDATAKYGGSKATANEFKDGTVLGKLQEGSYGAAWEQNIGMDPHPVLSSKVKYYLDYKLNGGTNSDKNPKYYTNDSAVILASPTKQGDTFEGWFTDNLYKERIDTIKVGTKKYYTLYAKWESEYFVTYVANGSLNFGINPLRWSADSATYTLKGLEKIGYTFDGWYADSTFKTPVKELTPDRHDDITLYAKWVANNYKITYHLNGGVNNTDNPATFNFDVITTLKEPTREGFVFVGWFDKLTYANEIKDFPQTDYFSRDFDLYAHWYPEPKKPATNESGCYIISDRNELYWFALYTSKKLDSAKVTETHPCAWQKNDIVVNESLLDGSGNWVDGIVLWQPIGVLSRGETTPVYYANNHSISGLFINDYYSQGVWEEFFWPAENKGTYPKFLNSCVNTNNGTIWSERIGRKSLRAISKGPSFGVKVAGRTLQVYGAKTGAKGNVFDMQGRVIYNRQVNATGNVAFEMRRAGNYLVQAGNQVHRINVK, from the coding sequence ATGAAGTGTTTGTATTCCATGTTATTGCTGTTGTCTTTAGGGGGATTCGGCTTTGCCGCAGTAGGCGACACACGGACCATCACCTATAACTTGAACGGGGGTGTAAACAACCCTGCGAACCCGGATAGCTACGTTGTCGTAAAGGACACGAGTAGCGACTTTTACTCATCCGTAATATCAGACACATGCAAGATTACACTCCTCGAGCCGATCCGCGAAGGTTCCCGGTTTCTGGGCTGGTTTAAAGAAGCTTCCACCGGTATTTTTTACGACGCTCCCCAAAAAAGTATATCCCGTTGCAGTGGAGACCAATACACGCTAACAGCGCTTTGGGCCCCTGCAGTCAAGGAACCCCAGTTAAGTGTTGACAGCTGTTACCAAATCACCTCCAAGGAGGAACTTTACGCCATCCCCAAACTTTCCACCTTTGCTTGCATAGAACTCCAGAACGATATCGTGGTCAATGAAAATCTGCTGGATGCGGAAGGGAACCCAGACTCCACCCGCAATGACATCATGTACTGGCAGCCTTTTGCATTTGGCGGAATAATTGAGGGCAACGGCCACACCATTTCGGGGCTTTATACAAAAAAACAGTATGAAGCCGGGTTTTTCTCTAAGCTTTATGAAGGCGCCGGCAAGCCCCCCGTCGTAAGGAACTTGGGTATTAAGGATTCCTATTTTGAAGGTACCCGTTATGCAGGAGGTATTGTCGGCTATATAGACCAGTCGGCGCTTCTTGTCAATGTTTTTAGCGAGGCGACGGTTGTCGCGCGCGGTAACGCCGGCGGCATTGCCGGTGCAATTATAAGCGAGGAAGACTGGTCGTGCCTTTGTGCTCCGCCTCCCTTGTCAAAGCCTGCCCTAGCAAAGCCCGAATGGCCCACTATGACCCCGAGTAACGTGACTCAGATTATCAACGCCTACAATGCGGGCCGCATTACCGGTGAATCTAGTTATAAGGACGGAGTCGGAGGTATTGTCGGGGAAGCGCAGGATTTTATCCTCGAGAACGTATTTAACGTTGGAACCATTTCTGACAGAGGCGATGCTATTTTTGGTTTCCAAAATCTTCAAAGGTGTTTCTACGACAGTTCCCGCCACCATGTTGAAATCAAGAACGCCTACTATGCCGGCGATGCGACTGCCAAATACGGTGGATCAAAAGCGACAGCGAACGAATTCAAGGACGGGACCGTTCTAGGAAAATTGCAGGAGGGTTCCTATGGCGCCGCATGGGAACAAAACATAGGCATGGATCCGCATCCTGTTTTAAGTTCCAAAGTGAAGTATTACCTTGACTATAAACTGAACGGTGGCACGAACAGCGATAAAAACCCCAAGTATTACACAAACGATTCCGCTGTTATTTTGGCAAGCCCCACAAAGCAGGGCGACACCTTTGAAGGATGGTTCACCGACAATCTGTATAAAGAAAGAATCGATACAATTAAGGTTGGAACAAAAAAATACTACACCCTTTACGCCAAGTGGGAAAGCGAGTACTTTGTGACCTATGTAGCCAATGGTAGCTTAAATTTTGGAATCAATCCCTTGCGCTGGTCCGCGGATTCTGCGACCTATACATTAAAGGGACTAGAAAAAATAGGATACACTTTTGACGGCTGGTATGCCGATTCCACGTTTAAAACGCCTGTGAAGGAACTTACACCGGATCGCCACGATGATATTACATTATACGCAAAGTGGGTGGCGAACAACTATAAAATCACTTACCATTTGAATGGCGGGGTGAATAACACCGACAATCCGGCGACATTTAATTTTGATGTCATCACGACCTTAAAAGAACCAACTCGTGAAGGCTTTGTTTTTGTAGGCTGGTTTGATAAACTCACCTATGCTAATGAAATAAAAGATTTCCCGCAAACGGACTACTTCAGCCGCGATTTCGACCTTTATGCACATTGGTACCCTGAACCCAAGAAACCCGCCACAAATGAAAGTGGTTGTTACATCATCTCGGATCGCAATGAGTTGTACTGGTTTGCGCTGTATACGAGCAAAAAGCTCGATAGCGCCAAAGTTACAGAAACCCACCCCTGCGCCTGGCAAAAAAACGATATTGTCGTGAACGAATCCCTCTTGGACGGGAGCGGCAATTGGGTGGACGGAATTGTACTGTGGCAGCCCATTGGTGTGCTGAGCAGAGGCGAAACGACTCCTGTTTACTATGCCAACAACCATAGTATTTCGGGACTATTCATCAACGATTATTACAGCCAAGGCGTATGGGAGGAATTCTTCTGGCCGGCGGAGAATAAAGGCACATATCCAAAATTCTTAAATAGTTGCGTCAACACAAACAATGGAACCATCTGGTCGGAAAGAATTGGAAGGAAATCGCTTCGCGCGATTTCCAAGGGACCGTCGTTCGGTGTCAAAGTCGCAGGTCGGACATTGCAAGTCTATGGCGCCAAGACAGGC
- a CDS encoding L-threonylcarbamoyladenylate synthase, translating into MKFPPWTSVSEAARLLKEGEVVAIPTETVYGLAGNAFEPKALAKIFAAKERPTFDPLIVHIADIAQLTDIAKDIPDSAYKLAEAYWPGPMTIILPKKDCIPDLCTSALPSVAVRFPSHPIAQAIIKESGLPLAAPSANLFKHVSPTTAEHVAAQLADRIAGIVDGGPCSVGVESSIISLVGEPTVMRPGAITPEMFKAILGEVKIKESTSKPGQPMLAPGQCDTHYRPQVPLYYGEVPAGYPLPEHTVRIAFGTQQGPVPATVNLSATGDMVEATSKLYAYMHDLDTPDYDLILVDPIPNTGVGMALNDRLKRASIKTLP; encoded by the coding sequence ATGAAATTCCCACCATGGACAAGTGTAAGCGAAGCCGCCCGCCTCCTCAAGGAAGGCGAAGTCGTCGCCATCCCGACAGAAACGGTTTACGGCCTCGCCGGTAACGCTTTCGAGCCCAAAGCTCTCGCCAAGATTTTCGCAGCCAAAGAACGCCCGACGTTCGACCCGCTGATTGTCCATATCGCAGACATTGCACAACTCACCGACATCGCGAAGGACATTCCCGATAGCGCCTACAAGCTCGCCGAAGCCTATTGGCCGGGCCCGATGACCATCATCCTCCCCAAGAAGGATTGCATCCCCGACCTTTGCACAAGCGCCCTCCCCTCCGTGGCGGTGCGCTTCCCAAGCCATCCGATTGCACAGGCAATCATCAAGGAATCAGGACTCCCGCTTGCCGCCCCGAGCGCAAACCTCTTTAAGCACGTGAGCCCCACGACCGCTGAACATGTTGCGGCACAGCTCGCTGACCGCATCGCAGGCATTGTCGATGGCGGCCCCTGTTCCGTCGGTGTCGAAAGTTCGATTATTTCCCTTGTTGGCGAACCGACCGTCATGCGTCCAGGCGCCATCACGCCTGAAATGTTCAAGGCCATCCTCGGTGAAGTAAAAATCAAGGAATCTACATCCAAGCCGGGCCAGCCGATGCTTGCCCCCGGCCAGTGCGATACACATTACCGCCCACAAGTCCCGCTTTACTACGGCGAAGTTCCAGCAGGCTACCCGCTCCCAGAGCATACCGTGCGCATTGCATTCGGTACACAGCAAGGCCCTGTTCCTGCAACTGTAAATTTGTCAGCAACAGGCGACATGGTCGAAGCGACCTCCAAGCTTTACGCCTACATGCACGACCTAGATACGCCCGATTACGACTTGATACTCGTCGATCCCATCCCGAACACAGGCGTCGGCATGGCACTCAACGACCGTCTCAAGCGTGCCAGCATCAAGACACTGCCGTAA
- a CDS encoding glutamine--tRNA ligase/YqeY domain fusion protein gives MEIPESSNFIQDIIVNDLQTGKRDHVLTRFPPEPNGYIHIGHAKSICLNFGTAKKFGGFTNLRFDDTNPTKEDVEYVDSIREDVKWLGFEWKEEFFASDYYDQIYAFAEKMIEMGKAYVEDLTRDEMQEYRGNDAGKPSRPSPYRDRSVEENMKLFHEMRDGKYADGEKCLRAKVDLASPNMNMRDPVIYRIKHCTHHRTGDKWCIYPMYDFAHPISDWIEGITHSICTLEFEAHRPLYDWFLIELGLQNRPQQIEFARLNLTYTMMSKRKLLELVQTKAVLGWNDPRMPTVCGFRRRGFTPSSIREFCSRIGVSKADSMVDVNLLYFCIREELNQTANRVMAVIDPVKLVIDNWEADKVEMIEVENNPNDPNAGTRKVPFSGELYIEADDFMEEPPKKYFRLKPEGEVRLKGAYFVTCKSVEKDADGKVKVIHCVYDPLSKGGESPDGRKVKGTIHWVSAAHAVDAEVRLIDNLFTLEDPAQVPEGEDWHDYLNPNSMVVKQAKVEPALADAKLEDRFQFMRQGYFCLDSEDSKPGHLVFNRTVGLKDSFNPTK, from the coding sequence ATGGAAATCCCCGAATCTTCGAATTTTATTCAGGACATTATCGTTAACGACCTCCAGACCGGCAAGCGCGATCACGTGCTGACGCGTTTCCCGCCCGAACCGAACGGCTATATTCACATTGGACACGCCAAGTCCATCTGCTTGAACTTCGGCACTGCTAAAAAGTTCGGCGGCTTTACGAACCTCCGCTTCGACGACACGAACCCGACCAAGGAAGATGTGGAATACGTCGATTCCATCCGCGAAGACGTGAAGTGGCTCGGCTTTGAATGGAAAGAAGAATTTTTCGCAAGCGACTACTACGACCAGATTTACGCCTTTGCCGAAAAGATGATTGAAATGGGCAAGGCTTACGTCGAAGATTTGACTCGCGACGAAATGCAGGAATACCGTGGCAACGATGCCGGTAAGCCTTCTCGCCCGAGCCCCTACCGCGACCGCAGCGTCGAAGAGAACATGAAGCTCTTCCACGAAATGCGCGACGGCAAGTACGCCGACGGTGAAAAGTGCCTCCGTGCCAAGGTCGACCTCGCAAGCCCGAACATGAACATGCGCGACCCGGTCATTTACCGCATCAAGCATTGCACGCACCATCGCACTGGCGACAAGTGGTGCATCTACCCGATGTACGACTTTGCCCACCCGATCAGCGACTGGATCGAAGGCATCACGCACTCCATCTGCACGCTCGAGTTCGAAGCCCACCGTCCGCTTTATGACTGGTTCCTCATTGAACTTGGTTTGCAGAACCGTCCGCAGCAGATTGAATTTGCTCGCTTGAACCTCACGTACACGATGATGAGTAAGAGGAAGCTCCTCGAACTTGTGCAGACAAAGGCTGTGCTTGGCTGGAACGACCCGCGTATGCCGACCGTTTGTGGTTTCCGTCGCCGTGGCTTTACCCCGAGCTCCATCCGCGAGTTCTGCAGCCGCATCGGTGTTTCCAAGGCCGACTCCATGGTCGATGTGAACCTCCTTTACTTCTGCATCCGCGAAGAATTGAACCAGACCGCTAACCGCGTGATGGCCGTGATTGATCCGGTCAAGCTCGTGATTGACAACTGGGAAGCAGACAAGGTCGAAATGATCGAAGTCGAGAACAACCCGAACGACCCGAACGCAGGAACCCGCAAGGTGCCGTTCAGCGGTGAACTCTACATCGAAGCAGACGACTTTATGGAGGAACCGCCGAAGAAGTACTTCCGCTTGAAGCCGGAAGGCGAAGTCCGCCTCAAGGGCGCTTACTTTGTCACTTGCAAGAGCGTCGAAAAGGATGCAGACGGCAAGGTCAAGGTAATCCACTGCGTCTATGACCCGCTCAGCAAGGGTGGCGAATCTCCGGATGGCCGCAAGGTCAAGGGCACGATCCACTGGGTCTCTGCAGCACACGCTGTGGATGCCGAAGTGCGCCTCATTGATAACTTGTTCACGCTCGAAGATCCTGCTCAGGTCCCGGAAGGCGAAGATTGGCACGATTACCTGAACCCGAATTCCATGGTCGTGAAGCAGGCCAAGGTGGAACCCGCTCTCGCCGACGCCAAGCTCGAAGACCGCTTCCAGTTCATGCGTCAGGGCTACTTCTGCCTCGATAGCGAAGACTCCAAGCCGGGTCACCTCGTGTTCAACAGAACTGTTGGTTTGAAGGACAGCTTCAACCCGACAAAGTAA
- a CDS encoding M15 family metallopeptidase, with translation MTKQSILLIIAFSAVLSFAHVTDSLFVPPKPAKPLRYCSSAKQWVDYASHDSNLVEITYMRGLRMDLRYATFNNVTGHDMYCGIQRAFIHKDGLPKLKRALSIIAKELPGYTLVIFDAARPMYAQSVLKQSVAGTPYSHFVSSGKTGGLHNYGLALDLGIADSTGNLLDMGADFDSFERCAGAVGEADALKSGRLTQLQIDNRNLLRNIMKRAGWVMLSSEWWHFNAFTRAYTKEHYPLFPI, from the coding sequence GTGACGAAGCAATCTATTCTTTTGATAATTGCGTTTTCTGCAGTTCTTTCGTTTGCGCATGTGACGGATAGCTTGTTTGTGCCGCCGAAGCCAGCGAAACCTTTGCGTTATTGCTCTTCGGCAAAGCAATGGGTGGATTACGCCAGTCACGATTCTAATTTGGTTGAAATTACATATATGCGCGGGCTCCGCATGGACCTGCGCTATGCCACATTTAACAACGTGACCGGTCATGATATGTATTGCGGTATACAGCGTGCATTTATCCATAAAGACGGTTTGCCAAAGCTCAAACGTGCGCTCTCGATTATCGCCAAGGAATTACCGGGATATACGCTTGTGATTTTTGATGCGGCGCGCCCGATGTATGCGCAGTCGGTTCTAAAACAATCTGTGGCGGGAACGCCTTACAGCCATTTCGTTTCGTCGGGCAAGACGGGCGGGCTCCACAATTACGGGCTTGCGCTTGATTTGGGAATTGCCGATAGCACTGGCAATTTGCTGGATATGGGCGCCGACTTTGATTCGTTTGAACGTTGTGCGGGTGCAGTGGGCGAGGCTGATGCTTTAAAGTCTGGGCGCCTAACTCAACTGCAAATCGATAACCGCAACTTGCTCCGCAATATCATGAAGCGTGCGGGGTGGGTGATGCTCTCTAGTGAATGGTGGCATTTCAACGCTTTCACGCGAGCCTATACCAAGGAACACTACCCGCTGTTCCCTATTTGA